DNA sequence from the Rhodospirillales bacterium genome:
GTGGCCGGTGTGGACCTGATGGCAGGACGTGCACGTCACGTCGCGCGCGGCGTGGGTGCCTTCGTGCCAGAACATGCGCGTCTTGCCCTCGTGGCAGGTGAGGCAGGCGGCGCTTTGCACGTCGGCCGGGGTCTTGGACTTCTTGCCGAAGCTGCGGTCGACGGGGGGCCGGGCGGCGACGTCGGCGGGCTTGTTGACGTGGGTCGGGCTTTCCCCGTGGCAGCTGGTGCAGGTCGGCGTGCGGTTGTCCGCTTTCGTGCCGTGCTTGGTGCGGCCGATGGAGAGAACCGGGTAAGCCTCGGCTTCGTCGTGGCAGCGGGTGCAGACCGCGTCGCCCTTGAGCACCAGATCCGGGCGCGGCGCGCGCGTCGTGGCGGCCTGCGCCTGGGCGAGCGTGGTCGCGGAAGAAGGAGCGGAAGGAGCGGAATAGGATTGAGCGTGAGCGCTTCCCGTTAAGAGAAAAAACGCTAACGCCGACAACAATATTTTGGCCGAATCGCTGACCATCAGGCCCCCGAGCAGCCCCTCGCTTAGCGTGTCGGCCCCGCAGCCGACCCCTGAAATTGCATGTGCCGGTCGGGTCCAGTAAAGAACAGAATGCCTGGAAAAAACCCCATTATTCGTTTTTGTTTCTGGCTAGG
Encoded proteins:
- a CDS encoding DmsE family decaheme c-type cytochrome, whose amino-acid sequence is MVSDSAKILLSALAFFLLTGSAHAQSYSAPSAPSSATTLAQAQAATTRAPRPDLVLKGDAVCTRCHDEAEAYPVLSIGRTKHGTKADNRTPTCTSCHGESPTHVNKPADVAARPPVDRSFGKKSKTPADVQSAACLTCHEGKTRMFWHEGTHAARDVTCTSCHQVHTGHDKVRDKKEQAQVCFDCHKDKRMEVSKPSRHPILEGKVTCSDCHNPHGSPGPSMVVRGTVNDTCFQCHAEKRGPFIWNHQPVTENCGHCHNPHGTNVASMLKWRAPFLCQQCHEPTSHRADSPTLTFSTGTGAMALGRSCVNCHTNIHGGNNPQGGAESRSLRQ